One segment of Stomatobaculum sp. F0698 DNA contains the following:
- a CDS encoding exonuclease SbcCD subunit D: MRLFHLSDLHLGKRLHEYSLLEDQRDILEKILQAVRQERPDAVLLSGDLYDKTMPSAESVQLLNLFLEALAAEHCPVLAIYGNHDSPERTAYGGGLFWKARIYVSPVFDGIVRYVTLSDSFGAVDFYLLPFLKPASVRSFFPEAEIESYTDAVRTVLEATRRTADPTHRKVLLAHQFVTGAARSDSEETVVGGLDNVDAAVFEGFDYVALGHIHKPQNIGSERIRYSGSPLKYSFSEAAQEKSISLVTLGEKQADGMAALKVEELALTPLHELRCLRGSYEEVTARSFYEDLPKEDYYRITLTDESDVPAAMQRLRTIYHNLMELAYDNRRTKNSAELELRRAADARTPEELFTDFFRSRNGREMNALERELLTEALRRQEVEA, encoded by the coding sequence ATGCGATTGTTTCATCTCTCGGACCTGCATCTCGGGAAGCGTCTGCACGAGTACTCGCTTTTGGAGGATCAGCGCGATATCCTGGAGAAGATTTTGCAGGCTGTCCGGCAAGAGAGGCCGGATGCCGTGTTGCTGTCTGGCGATTTGTACGATAAGACGATGCCGAGCGCCGAGAGCGTACAGCTCTTGAATTTATTCTTGGAAGCGCTCGCGGCAGAGCACTGCCCGGTGCTTGCGATTTACGGCAATCACGACTCTCCGGAGCGCACAGCCTACGGCGGCGGTCTCTTCTGGAAAGCACGGATTTATGTGTCACCGGTCTTTGACGGCATTGTGCGCTATGTGACACTTTCGGACAGCTTCGGCGCGGTGGATTTTTATCTGCTTCCCTTTTTAAAGCCTGCAAGCGTGCGGAGCTTTTTTCCGGAGGCCGAAATCGAGAGTTATACCGATGCTGTTCGAACGGTCTTAGAGGCGACGCGCCGTACCGCGGATCCGACACACAGAAAAGTGCTGCTCGCGCACCAGTTCGTGACGGGGGCCGCGCGCTCGGACTCCGAGGAGACGGTGGTCGGCGGGCTCGACAATGTGGACGCAGCGGTCTTTGAAGGCTTCGACTATGTGGCGCTCGGTCACATCCATAAGCCGCAGAACATAGGGAGCGAGCGGATTCGTTACTCGGGATCGCCGCTCAAATACTCCTTTTCCGAGGCGGCGCAAGAAAAGAGTATCAGCCTCGTGACGCTCGGTGAAAAGCAGGCGGACGGGATGGCGGCGCTCAAGGTGGAAGAACTGGCGCTCACGCCGCTTCACGAACTTCGCTGCCTTCGCGGGAGCTACGAGGAAGTCACGGCGCGGTCTTTCTACGAGGATCTCCCAAAGGAGGATTACTATCGCATCACCTTGACCGACGAGAGCGATGTCCCGGCGGCGATGCAGCGGCTCAGAACCATATATCACAACTTGATGGAACTCGCGTACGACAACCGGAGGACCAAGAACAGCGCGGAACTTGAGCTTCGGCGCGCGGCGGATGCCCGCACACCGGAGGAGCTTTTTACGGATTTTTTCCGTAGCCGGAACGGGCGGGAAATGAATGCGCTCGAACGGGAGCTCCTCACAGAGGCGTTGCGCAGGCAGGAGGTGGAAGCATGA
- a CDS encoding shikimate kinase translates to MSKPNVSRNAVPALTRHLFLIGFMGSGKSTVAAALSEALSLPLLDSDACISEALGESIASFFARAGEEAFRERETAFLKSLQASEPCLISCGGGMALRSENRALMRELGDVIYLTATPDTVFARLAADTTRPLLAGKKSITDIAALMDARAASYEDAATIRIATDGLSPEEIVSELIPLLRPFLSEDVSR, encoded by the coding sequence ATGTCAAAGCCCAATGTTTCCCGCAATGCTGTCCCCGCTCTGACACGCCATCTTTTTCTGATCGGTTTCATGGGGAGCGGCAAATCGACCGTCGCGGCCGCGCTCTCCGAGGCTCTCTCCCTCCCCTTGCTGGACAGCGATGCTTGTATCTCCGAGGCCCTCGGCGAGAGCATCGCGAGCTTCTTTGCCCGCGCGGGAGAGGAGGCCTTTCGCGAGCGCGAGACCGCCTTCTTAAAAAGCCTGCAAGCGAGCGAGCCCTGCCTGATTTCCTGCGGCGGCGGCATGGCACTCCGCAGCGAAAACCGCGCCCTCATGCGGGAACTCGGCGACGTCATCTATCTCACCGCAACACCGGACACCGTTTTTGCCCGTCTCGCGGCGGACACCACGCGTCCGCTGCTCGCCGGCAAAAAGAGCATCACGGACATTGCCGCGCTTATGGATGCGCGCGCCGCATCCTACGAAGACGCTGCCACGATTCGAATCGCAACCGACGGTCTCAGTCCCGAAGAAATCGTTTCAGAGCTTATTCCGCTGCTTCGCCCGTTTTTGTCCGAAGACGTATCCCGTTGA
- a CDS encoding AAA family ATPase — protein sequence MKPLQLTLRAFGPYAGETLIDFERFGGAGLYLITGDTGAGKTTLFDALSFALYGEGSGAFRKPEMLRSKYASPEQKTEVLLRFEDKGEVYEVRRTPSYLRPAKRGKGETQQLAEAELWLPDGSVKTKVKEVNEKLEDILGLNREQFLQTAMISQGEFLKLLLASTEERQKIFRKIFHTERFAGLQELLKAESNACEREFELLEQKQRSCLERLQPEGEAEALRQAVLRRESPAEELLSLLPASLAALELERNEVAALREAKNEEISELSAAIVRAEAAEQRARLRREKEAEILRGRTALTEQREALTRIRREIEEKTARWEELPAYRALLPKYEELARASAARAAQELRVKEEEKALRRAAERALAAAELLNKSREESRELADAGEALARCEAKASELKERSLLLSSVQRKIKDYADCFHEGKQAQDVFLKAREAYEQAERDYGTAYRLFLAGQAGLLAEELETGSPCPVCGSTEHPRPAEKPRETPSEAELKRLEEARKLGQERAERAAKQHSALRERLSQQKQQLSEQAARLFPEAEFRDLDRSAKAEQERLTRATAENEALRTQCERREARRRELAEALPGFEQAAAERLSEQGAANEALAAARQSLEGLVAAEAAERKQLPAEDIEVLRERIRLLENEQRRAREAEQRLAEEATAAEQALSRAEGEHKALVAEEDKEESAVTAAELREKKLAAEAARAALSERTEVLGARLSNNRETLERLRALEQERVVLLRRLQAAKSLADTASGQLSGQDKIMLETYVQLDYFERMLLRANIRLMEMTEGRYELVRSKEAENKRSQSGLSLDVVDHYSGSERSVKSLSGGESFQASLALALGLSDTVQEEAGGIRLDAMFIDEGFGTLSEGALRAALNTLLELAAGQRLVGVISHVPELKEKIERQIRIRKQADGGSTAEIILP from the coding sequence ATGAAGCCCTTGCAATTGACACTCAGAGCGTTCGGCCCCTACGCGGGGGAGACTCTGATAGATTTTGAGCGCTTCGGCGGCGCGGGGCTCTATTTAATCACCGGAGACACCGGTGCGGGCAAGACCACCCTCTTTGACGCGCTGAGCTTTGCCCTCTACGGGGAAGGGAGCGGCGCCTTCCGTAAGCCCGAAATGCTGCGATCGAAGTACGCCTCCCCGGAGCAAAAAACAGAGGTTCTGCTTCGTTTCGAGGACAAGGGGGAGGTCTATGAGGTGAGGCGTACGCCGAGCTATCTGCGCCCGGCGAAGCGCGGTAAGGGCGAGACCCAGCAGCTCGCGGAAGCGGAACTATGGCTTCCGGACGGGAGCGTCAAGACCAAGGTAAAAGAGGTCAATGAAAAGCTCGAGGACATACTCGGGTTAAACCGCGAGCAATTTTTGCAGACTGCGATGATTTCGCAGGGAGAGTTTTTGAAGCTGCTGCTCGCGAGTACGGAAGAACGGCAGAAAATCTTCCGAAAAATTTTCCATACCGAGCGCTTTGCGGGCCTGCAGGAGCTCTTAAAGGCCGAGAGCAATGCCTGTGAGCGGGAATTTGAGCTGCTCGAACAAAAGCAGCGGAGCTGTCTGGAGCGCCTGCAGCCGGAAGGCGAGGCGGAAGCGCTCAGGCAAGCCGTGCTGCGGCGGGAGAGCCCGGCAGAGGAACTTCTGTCTCTTCTGCCCGCTTCGCTTGCTGCGCTTGAACTGGAACGAAACGAGGTCGCGGCGCTTCGGGAGGCAAAAAACGAGGAAATTTCGGAGCTCTCGGCGGCAATCGTGAGAGCGGAGGCCGCGGAACAGCGCGCGCGCCTTCGAAGGGAGAAGGAAGCCGAGATCCTCCGGGGGCGGACGGCGCTCACGGAACAGCGGGAGGCGCTGACACGCATCCGGCGGGAAATCGAGGAAAAGACGGCGCGCTGGGAAGAGCTGCCGGCCTACCGAGCCCTCCTGCCGAAGTACGAAGAGCTGGCGCGCGCAAGCGCCGCGCGCGCGGCGCAGGAACTGCGTGTCAAAGAGGAGGAAAAAGCCTTACGGCGCGCGGCGGAGCGCGCACTCGCGGCGGCGGAGCTGCTCAACAAAAGTCGGGAGGAGAGCCGAGAACTCGCCGATGCGGGCGAGGCGCTCGCGCGCTGTGAGGCAAAGGCGAGTGAGCTGAAAGAGCGCAGTCTCCTGCTTTCCTCCGTGCAGCGGAAAATCAAGGACTATGCGGATTGTTTTCACGAGGGAAAACAGGCGCAGGACGTATTCCTGAAAGCGCGTGAGGCTTATGAGCAGGCAGAGCGGGATTACGGGACGGCCTATCGACTCTTTCTCGCGGGACAGGCGGGGCTGCTCGCGGAGGAACTGGAGACGGGAAGCCCCTGTCCGGTTTGCGGCAGCACAGAGCACCCGAGGCCCGCGGAAAAACCCCGCGAGACCCCGAGCGAGGCGGAATTAAAGCGACTCGAAGAGGCGCGGAAGCTGGGCCAAGAGAGGGCGGAGCGCGCGGCGAAGCAGCACAGCGCCCTGAGGGAGAGACTCAGTCAGCAGAAGCAACAGCTGAGCGAGCAGGCTGCGCGGCTCTTTCCGGAGGCGGAATTCCGGGATCTGGACCGCAGCGCAAAGGCCGAACAGGAGCGCTTAACGCGAGCGACTGCCGAGAACGAGGCGCTGCGCACGCAATGCGAGCGGCGAGAGGCACGCCGGAGAGAACTGGCGGAAGCCCTGCCCGGTTTCGAACAGGCCGCGGCCGAGCGACTCTCGGAGCAGGGCGCCGCAAACGAGGCCCTTGCGGCGGCAAGGCAGAGCCTGGAAGGCTTAGTTGCCGCGGAGGCGGCGGAGCGAAAGCAGCTTCCGGCGGAGGATATCGAAGTCCTGCGGGAGAGAATACGGCTCCTTGAGAACGAGCAGCGGCGCGCGCGCGAGGCAGAGCAGAGACTTGCGGAGGAAGCGACCGCGGCCGAGCAGGCCCTTAGCCGTGCGGAGGGCGAGCATAAGGCCCTTGTCGCGGAGGAAGACAAGGAAGAAAGTGCGGTGACGGCAGCGGAACTCAGAGAGAAGAAACTTGCCGCCGAGGCAGCGCGCGCCGCGCTTTCCGAACGCACGGAAGTCCTGGGGGCGCGGCTCAGCAATAATCGAGAGACCCTGGAGCGGCTCCGGGCGCTCGAACAAGAGCGCGTCGTGCTGCTTCGACGTTTGCAGGCGGCAAAGAGTCTCGCAGACACCGCAAGCGGCCAACTTTCCGGACAGGATAAAATCATGTTGGAAACCTACGTGCAGCTCGATTATTTTGAGCGCATGTTGCTCCGCGCGAACATACGCCTCATGGAGATGACGGAGGGGCGCTATGAATTGGTGCGGAGTAAGGAGGCCGAGAACAAGAGGTCGCAGTCCGGTCTCTCGCTCGATGTTGTGGATCATTACAGCGGCAGTGAGCGCAGTGTGAAGAGTCTTTCCGGCGGCGAATCCTTTCAGGCCTCGCTTGCCCTGGCGCTCGGTCTCTCGGACACGGTGCAGGAGGAGGCGGGCGGCATACGCCTCGATGCGATGTTTATCGACGAGGGCTTCGGCACCTTGAGCGAGGGAGCGCTCCGCGCAGCCCTGAATACCCTCTTGGAACTCGCGGCGGGACAGCGCCTGGTCGGAGTCATCTCGCATGTTCCGGAATTGAAGGAAAAAATCGAGCGTCAGATTCGAATTCGGAAGCAGGCGGACGGCGGCAGCACGGCGGAAATCATACTGCCCTAG
- a CDS encoding endonuclease III domain-containing protein — MRQGTEKKTEKKTEKKKGTRGAAAALNARRALTKEVIERLKALYPDTKCTLNYRDAWQLLISVRLAAQCTDLRVDQVTPRLYERFPTVRALAEAPVEAIEEIVRPCGLGNSKARDIQKCMRILHEEYRDEVPRDFKALLALPGVGRKSANLIMGDIFGEPAIVTDTHCIRLVNRIGLVDDVKEPAKVEKLLWELVPPEESNQFCHRLVDHGRAVCMARKPDCGRCVLNDLCRYAKEEQPFGLGEV, encoded by the coding sequence ATGAGACAAGGAACCGAGAAGAAGACAGAGAAAAAGACAGAAAAAAAGAAGGGAACGCGCGGCGCCGCGGCTGCTTTGAACGCGCGACGTGCCCTCACAAAAGAAGTGATAGAGCGCTTGAAAGCCCTGTACCCGGACACCAAATGCACCTTGAATTATCGGGATGCCTGGCAGCTCTTAATCTCGGTGCGTTTGGCGGCACAGTGCACGGATCTCCGTGTGGATCAGGTGACGCCGAGGCTCTACGAGCGCTTCCCGACGGTGCGAGCGCTTGCGGAGGCACCGGTCGAGGCCATCGAGGAAATTGTGCGCCCCTGCGGGCTCGGGAACTCGAAGGCGCGGGACATTCAGAAGTGTATGCGCATTCTGCACGAGGAGTATCGGGATGAGGTGCCGCGCGATTTTAAGGCCCTGCTCGCATTGCCGGGCGTCGGCAGAAAGAGCGCCAATTTAATCATGGGTGATATCTTCGGGGAGCCCGCGATTGTCACGGACACCCACTGCATACGGCTGGTGAACCGCATCGGCCTCGTGGATGATGTGAAAGAACCTGCAAAGGTAGAAAAACTCTTGTGGGAATTGGTGCCGCCGGAGGAGAGCAATCAATTTTGTCACCGCCTTGTGGATCACGGGAGGGCGGTTTGCATGGCGCGGAAGCCGGACTGCGGGCGCTGTGTGCTGAATGACTTATGTCGCTACGCAAAAGAAGAGCAGCCCTTCGGGCTCGGAGAGGTTTGA
- the ilvB gene encoding biosynthetic-type acetolactate synthase large subunit, translating to MNGAEAMVKCLAAEGITRIFGYPGVAISPFLDALNQDASIEHILVRQEQAAGHAASGYARVTGRPAVCVSSSGPGATNLITALATAYADSIPLIAITGQVNSSLLGRDVFQEADMRGATESFVKYSYLVRSADELPHVFKEAFYIADSGRKGPVLIDIPIDVQQQLLKKNFVYPETLNMRGYKPSVKGNSLQLSRVIAAIQKAKKPLVCAGGGVILGQGETEVRAFCEKYQVPLVHTMMGIGVLPKNHPLYFGMLGNNGKPYSNRAVAASDLLIIVGARIADRAVPRPENLEQRVNIIHIDIDTAEIGKNLGPTIPLVGDVKTVFSALAEAPIAIDTSAWLRELDEKKRSTVDLRRFSDKLVNPVELVKRLSEKMEEDAIYVADVGQNQLWSADNYVMKRGRFLTSGGMGTMGYSIPAAIGAKFAAPERQVVAVCGDGSFQMSMYELGTIAVQKLPVKILIMKNRFLGLVREYQAKNYERRYEAVELFDYPRYENIAAAYDMAYFHCESNESLDSALDAFLACDSAALMVCEVDSENNTQ from the coding sequence ATGAACGGTGCAGAGGCAATGGTAAAATGCCTGGCTGCGGAAGGTATTACCCGCATCTTCGGTTACCCCGGTGTTGCAATTTCACCCTTTTTGGATGCGCTGAACCAAGACGCATCGATAGAACATATACTGGTACGCCAGGAGCAGGCCGCGGGCCACGCGGCGAGCGGTTATGCGCGCGTCACCGGCCGCCCGGCGGTCTGCGTGAGCTCTTCCGGTCCCGGCGCGACCAATTTAATCACGGCGCTCGCGACCGCCTATGCGGACTCCATTCCGCTCATTGCGATTACGGGGCAGGTCAATTCCTCCCTCCTCGGGCGCGATGTTTTCCAGGAAGCGGATATGCGCGGCGCAACCGAGTCTTTTGTCAAATATTCCTACCTGGTCCGCAGCGCGGACGAGCTTCCCCATGTCTTCAAAGAGGCCTTCTACATCGCGGACTCCGGCCGCAAGGGACCGGTGCTCATCGATATCCCGATCGATGTTCAGCAGCAGCTCCTCAAGAAGAACTTTGTCTATCCGGAGACCCTCAATATGCGCGGCTATAAGCCGAGTGTCAAGGGCAACAGCCTCCAGCTGTCCCGCGTGATTGCGGCCATCCAGAAGGCCAAGAAACCCCTGGTCTGTGCGGGCGGCGGCGTAATCCTCGGGCAGGGCGAAACGGAAGTTCGCGCCTTCTGTGAGAAGTATCAGGTCCCGCTGGTCCACACCATGATGGGCATAGGCGTGCTCCCGAAAAATCATCCGCTCTACTTCGGCATGCTCGGCAACAACGGAAAACCCTATTCCAACCGCGCGGTCGCTGCGAGCGATCTTCTGATCATTGTCGGCGCGCGCATCGCGGACCGCGCCGTGCCGCGGCCGGAAAATTTAGAGCAGCGTGTCAACATCATTCACATTGACATTGACACCGCGGAAATCGGCAAGAACTTAGGCCCCACGATTCCGCTGGTCGGCGATGTGAAAACCGTTTTCTCCGCCCTCGCCGAGGCCCCCATCGCAATCGATACGAGCGCTTGGCTCCGGGAACTGGACGAGAAGAAGCGCAGCACCGTGGATTTGCGCCGCTTCAGCGACAAACTCGTGAACCCGGTCGAGCTGGTAAAGCGGCTCTCCGAGAAGATGGAAGAGGACGCCATCTATGTCGCCGATGTCGGTCAGAATCAGCTCTGGTCCGCCGACAACTATGTGATGAAGCGCGGCCGTTTTCTGACGAGCGGCGGCATGGGCACCATGGGCTATTCGATTCCCGCGGCCATAGGCGCAAAGTTTGCCGCACCGGAGCGTCAGGTGGTCGCGGTCTGCGGCGACGGCTCCTTCCAGATGTCCATGTATGAGCTCGGCACCATTGCGGTGCAGAAACTCCCGGTCAAAATTTTAATCATGAAAAATCGCTTCCTCGGACTGGTGAGAGAATATCAGGCAAAGAACTACGAGCGCCGTTACGAGGCGGTGGAGCTCTTTGACTATCCCCGCTACGAGAACATCGCGGCCGCTTACGACATGGCCTACTTCCACTGCGAAAGCAATGAGAGCCTCGACTCTGCGCTGGATGCCTTCCTCGCCTGCGACAGCGCCGCTCTCATGGTCTGCGAAGTGGACAGCGAAAACAACACCCAGTGA
- a CDS encoding DUF4317 domain-containing protein, producing the protein MDRKAVLEVRKLFDKNDCRIDRMRGCYVNGEKQILAEIQDSFYSFEDEELFQYCELFKKAVSGRIGRTLFNIEFPLAEEKEGGAQEKLYRLLKSELKDEALLQAFFQEIIENFSFAGNYLILLVHGVYDIPGRTKDRVGLSDGSEYVYPFLELSICPVELLREGLCYDAEAKSFLSRMENWSVKKPDIGLLYPAFNERNTDLHGALWYARSEKTRHEELATVLLGTELPRGESAEKDAFREIVERTLGEDCNFTLVQSLQEAVNRFAEEAGDSEITEPPVLSKGEFKRLLDECGAEEEALSRLDEVYEEVLGEDKEALLVENLSAPKTLTVATDSLQLKLQSDASELLSTRVIDGREYFLIPVSEDVTVNGIRLRTKTGEAAE; encoded by the coding sequence ATGGACAGAAAAGCAGTGCTCGAGGTGAGAAAATTATTCGATAAGAACGACTGCCGCATCGATCGCATGCGCGGCTGCTATGTGAACGGCGAGAAGCAGATACTCGCGGAGATTCAAGATAGTTTTTACAGCTTTGAGGACGAGGAGCTCTTCCAGTACTGCGAGCTCTTTAAGAAGGCGGTCTCCGGCAGAATCGGGCGCACCCTCTTTAACATTGAATTTCCGCTCGCGGAGGAGAAGGAAGGCGGTGCGCAGGAGAAGCTGTATCGGCTCTTAAAGAGTGAGTTAAAGGATGAAGCGCTCTTACAGGCGTTCTTTCAAGAGATTATCGAGAACTTTTCCTTTGCCGGGAATTATCTGATTCTCCTGGTGCACGGCGTCTACGATATCCCGGGACGAACCAAGGACCGCGTGGGTTTAAGCGACGGCTCGGAATATGTGTACCCCTTCCTGGAACTCTCGATTTGTCCGGTTGAACTGCTTCGTGAGGGGCTCTGCTATGACGCCGAGGCCAAGTCCTTCCTGAGCCGCATGGAGAACTGGAGCGTGAAGAAGCCGGATATCGGTCTCCTTTATCCGGCCTTCAATGAGAGAAATACGGATCTGCACGGCGCGCTCTGGTATGCGCGGAGCGAAAAGACGCGCCACGAGGAGCTCGCTACCGTGCTGCTCGGAACGGAGCTTCCCCGTGGCGAAAGCGCGGAGAAGGATGCCTTTCGGGAGATTGTCGAGCGCACTCTCGGGGAGGACTGTAACTTTACCTTGGTGCAGAGCCTGCAGGAGGCGGTGAATCGCTTTGCGGAAGAGGCCGGAGACAGTGAAATCACGGAGCCGCCGGTGTTATCGAAGGGGGAGTTTAAGCGCCTGCTCGACGAGTGCGGCGCGGAAGAAGAGGCGCTTTCGCGCCTCGATGAAGTCTATGAAGAGGTGCTCGGAGAGGATAAGGAAGCTCTGCTGGTCGAAAATTTGAGTGCGCCGAAGACACTCACGGTCGCGACGGATTCACTGCAACTAAAACTGCAGAGCGACGCGAGTGAGCTCCTCAGTACCCGCGTCATCGACGGCCGGGAGTATTTCCTGATTCCGGTCTCCGAGGATGTCACGGTCAACGGGATACGTCTTCGGACAAAAACGGGCGAAGCAGCGGAATAA
- a CDS encoding glucose-6-phosphate isomerase translates to MGCIQLDLRGALSFLSERELRQMELAAETAKGELVEHTGAGNDFHGWVDLPEAYDREEFARIQKAAAKIQAESEILVVAGIGGSYLGARAAIDFLRHGFYNQLPKEVRKTPEIYFVGNNMSGQYMNALIDVIGERDFSLNVISKSGTTTETAISFRVFKSLLEKKYGKEGAASRIYATTDKQRGALKQLADREGYECFVIPDDVGGRFSVLTAVGLLPIAVSGADISRLMEGAAEERKSLLTTPYAENDAMRYAVARTVLNRKGKEVEVLANYEPSLAMISEWWKQLYGESEGKDQKGILPHSVNLTTDLHSMGQYIQDGRRILMETVLNVEQPKNELVIEEEAGDPDGLNYLAGKNMDFVSKNAMRGTKLAHIDGGVPVMQLNIPSQDEYSLGALFYFFEFAVGVSGYLLGVNPFDQPGVESYKRNMFALLGKPGYEKEREALLAREAQE, encoded by the coding sequence ATGGGCTGCATTCAATTAGACCTGAGAGGTGCACTTTCATTTTTGAGCGAGCGTGAGCTCCGGCAGATGGAGCTTGCGGCAGAGACGGCGAAGGGAGAATTGGTCGAGCACACGGGTGCGGGCAATGATTTCCACGGCTGGGTGGATCTGCCGGAGGCCTATGACCGCGAGGAGTTTGCGCGCATTCAAAAAGCTGCCGCAAAGATTCAGGCGGAATCCGAGATTCTGGTGGTTGCCGGCATAGGCGGCTCTTACCTCGGCGCGCGCGCGGCAATCGACTTCCTGCGCCACGGCTTCTACAACCAGCTTCCGAAGGAAGTGCGGAAGACGCCGGAGATTTATTTTGTCGGCAACAACATGAGCGGACAGTATATGAATGCGCTGATCGATGTAATCGGTGAGCGCGACTTCTCGCTGAATGTCATCTCGAAGTCCGGTACGACGACGGAGACCGCGATCAGCTTCCGCGTCTTTAAGAGCCTGCTCGAAAAAAAGTACGGCAAGGAGGGCGCGGCATCTCGCATCTATGCGACGACGGATAAGCAGCGCGGTGCCTTAAAGCAGCTCGCTGACCGCGAGGGTTATGAGTGCTTCGTGATTCCGGACGATGTGGGCGGACGTTTCTCGGTGCTGACCGCAGTGGGTCTCCTGCCGATTGCCGTTTCGGGTGCGGACATCTCCCGCCTGATGGAAGGTGCGGCTGAGGAGAGAAAGTCTCTGCTCACGACTCCCTATGCGGAGAATGATGCCATGCGCTATGCGGTCGCGAGAACCGTTTTAAACCGCAAGGGCAAGGAGGTCGAGGTACTCGCAAACTACGAGCCGAGCCTCGCGATGATTTCCGAGTGGTGGAAGCAGCTCTACGGTGAGAGTGAGGGCAAGGATCAAAAGGGCATACTCCCGCACTCGGTCAACCTGACGACCGATCTCCACTCGATGGGCCAGTACATCCAGGACGGCAGACGTATCCTGATGGAGACGGTCTTAAATGTGGAGCAGCCGAAGAATGAACTTGTGATCGAGGAAGAGGCGGGCGATCCGGACGGCCTCAACTATCTTGCGGGCAAGAACATGGACTTTGTCTCGAAGAACGCAATGCGCGGCACGAAGCTTGCCCACATTGACGGCGGCGTGCCGGTCATGCAGCTCAACATTCCTTCGCAGGATGAGTACTCGCTCGGCGCACTCTTCTACTTCTTTGAGTTCGCGGTCGGCGTGAGCGGCTATCTGCTCGGCGTGAACCCCTTTGATCAGCCGGGTGTCGAGAGCTACAAGCGCAACATGTTCGCACTGCTCGGCAAGCCGGGCTATGAGAAGGAGAGAGAGGCTCTCCTTGCACGGGAGGCACAGGAATGA
- the rpiB gene encoding ribose 5-phosphate isomerase B yields MKLVIANDHAAVDLKFAILEHLKERGIEVVNIGTDTKERYQYPLAGYRAAKMVASGEADGGVLICGTGIGISLAANKVKGIRAAVCSEPYSAKMAREHNNANMIAFGARVVGEDLAKMIVDSWLDAKFQGGRHAERVALIDEIEETGELSCE; encoded by the coding sequence ATGAAATTGGTGATTGCAAACGACCACGCGGCGGTCGACTTAAAGTTTGCGATTCTCGAACATTTAAAAGAGCGCGGCATCGAAGTCGTGAACATCGGCACGGATACGAAGGAGCGCTATCAGTACCCGCTCGCGGGTTACCGCGCAGCCAAGATGGTCGCAAGCGGAGAGGCGGACGGCGGCGTGCTGATTTGCGGCACGGGCATCGGCATAAGCCTCGCGGCGAATAAGGTAAAGGGCATACGCGCGGCGGTCTGCTCGGAGCCCTACAGCGCAAAGATGGCGCGGGAGCACAACAATGCGAATATGATTGCTTTCGGCGCGCGCGTGGTCGGTGAGGATCTCGCAAAGATGATTGTGGACAGCTGGCTGGATGCGAAATTCCAGGGCGGCCGTCACGCAGAGCGAGTCGCGCTGATTGACGAGATCGAGGAGACGGGAGAACTCTCCTGCGAGTGA
- a CDS encoding MBL fold metallo-hydrolase, whose amino-acid sequence MKIRFIGHSGFYVELEEMNLLFDYYRGELPEIDRSKPLFVFVSHAHPDHFQRDIFSLAEKADNVVYFLSDDIRRSALPLQIQECVRLLAPETETEICRLVQDETGRELRQEVFLTVNTYRSTDEGVAFLIDCDEARIYHAGDLNDWHWEENTEAENNVQRTLYLEELRELRAEVERSGRVPDIAFVPVDSRLGEGYWRGADAYMREVGARYLIPMHLYGDTTVIRKLRERSEARDYRDQILGTGEEGEVFSL is encoded by the coding sequence ATGAAAATCCGTTTTATCGGACATTCCGGGTTTTACGTGGAACTGGAAGAGATGAATTTGCTCTTCGACTATTACCGGGGAGAACTTCCCGAAATCGACCGGAGCAAACCGCTCTTCGTGTTTGTGAGCCATGCGCATCCGGATCATTTTCAGAGAGATATCTTTTCGCTCGCCGAAAAGGCGGACAATGTCGTCTATTTTCTCTCGGACGACATACGCCGCTCCGCGCTCCCGCTTCAGATACAGGAGTGCGTGCGCCTCCTGGCGCCCGAGACCGAGACGGAAATTTGCCGCCTCGTGCAGGACGAGACGGGGAGGGAACTCAGGCAGGAGGTCTTTTTGACCGTCAATACCTATCGCTCGACCGATGAGGGCGTCGCCTTTTTGATTGATTGCGATGAGGCGCGCATTTACCATGCGGGCGATTTGAACGATTGGCACTGGGAAGAGAACACCGAGGCCGAGAACAATGTCCAGAGAACGCTGTATCTCGAGGAACTCCGGGAACTTCGGGCGGAGGTCGAGCGGAGCGGGCGTGTGCCCGACATCGCCTTCGTGCCGGTGGATTCCAGGCTCGGGGAGGGCTATTGGCGCGGTGCGGACGCCTATATGCGGGAGGTCGGCGCGCGCTATCTGATTCCCATGCATCTCTACGGCGATACAACGGTAATTCGGAAACTCCGGGAGCGCAGCGAAGCGCGCGACTATCGGGATCAAATACTTGGTACAGGAGAGGAAGGCGAGGTGTTTTCGCTATGA